GTCCATATATTGAGAATTACCAACAGGAACATCAGCATTATTGAAAGCATCTGTTGTGCTTTGTGGCTCAACACCTTGGCAAATAGAATAGCAATAGCCCCAAATAGCGGAAGCAAAATCGGTAAAATTGCGCTATGCATCATTGGACCTCTCCTGTAGTTTGAGGTGATCCTGTGCCATCGACATGGTCATTTCCTAACTCATGTTGTGCGCGAAGTGCCAGCACTATCACAAAGGCTGTCATTCCAAAACTAATAACAATAGCCGTTAACACCAAAGCTTGAGGCAAAGGGTCTGCGTAAGCTTCAATGCCATCGCGCAAGACCGGAGGCATGTTTACATGTAAACGCCCCATCACAAATAAAAACAAATTAACCGCATAGGCTAGCATTGTTAGTCCAAGTACAACGGGGTATGTGCGCGCCTTCAATGCCAAAAAAATCCCCGCTCCAGCGAGGGTGGCGATAATAAGTGCTATGAGAACTTCCATTATTTTTCCTCCTTCGCTCGAATAATTTCATCGGTGAGTTTGTGGGAAGTGAGACTTAATTTTCCCAACTGCACCAAACTCATTACCGTTGCTCCAACTACCACTAAAAAAACACCCAAATCAAAGGCAATAGCACTAGCAATCTCAAATTCGCCCACAATCGGCCAATGCACATGGGTAAAGGCGGAAGTCAAAAATGGATACCCAAGCAGCATAGACACCAAGCCTGTCACTCCTGCAATCAACACTCCATAGCCAATCAAAAAGTGTTTGTCAAAACCTAGGCGTTTGGTTGTCCATTCGATACCATTAGCAAGGTACTGAACAATAAGTGCCACAGCAGCAATAAGCCCAGCAATAAAGCCGCCACCTGGAAGATTATGGCCTCGCAAAAAGATATACACCGCCACTAGCAGCATGAGTGGCATGAGTAAACGCAACAGCGATTGCATAATATGAGGATGAGCATCGCTAGACCAACGCACCCCGTTTTCATTGCGCGAGGGCGCAAAGAGTCTTAGGCCTTGAAGCATTGCAAAAATGCCTAGCCCCGCGATACCAAGCACGGTAATTTCACCCAAGGTATCAAAGCCCCTAAAATCAACCAAGATAACATTGACCACATTGGTTCCGCCTCCGCCGCTTAACGCGTTAGCTAAGAAATAATCTCCAATAGTGGTGTACTCACGGGTTAACACAGAGAGGGTTAAAACAAATACGCCAATGGCTCCTAAAAACGCAATAGCGGTGTCGTATTTAACTTTATGAGAAGAGGATTCCTTGGGTGTTGTAGAGGGCAAATAGTACAAGGCAAGCAAAATAAGCACCACCGTAACCACTTCCACGCTCAATTGCGTCAAAGCCAAATCAGGGGCAGAAAACTTAATAAACACTAACGAAACAATTAAGCCAACCATCCCAATAATAACCAAGGCAAGCAAGCGTCTACGGTGAAATTTCACCGTAGAAAATGCTGCAATCATTAATCCCGCAGTAACAATGATACTAATCCAGTCTACTGGCAAAAAGGCACGCTCTCCAAAAAGTGGCGCATTTCCATATGTAAAGCCGATGGTTCCCATAATAAGGGCAATGGAGACAAAACTGTAAACTGAAAATTGTAATGAACCTGTGTGAAGCAAACCGCTACAGCGTCTGGCAAAAGAAAAACAGGTGTCGAGCACGGCACCATAAGGAATCCTCGCGTCAACATGCGCTAGATTTTTCTCATACCATGCGAATAAGGCTACCCGTTTGCTGTACATGTAAATACCACCGACCAATGCCAGAGCACTCATTAAAAGAGGAACATTAAATCCGTGCCACACAGCCAAAGAGTATTGTGGTAGTTGTCCCTGAAGTGAGCCCTCAACAGCCACAGCAAGCACCGGGGCGGCGGTGTACATGGGCACTATACCCACGACAAAACAA
Above is a genomic segment from Sulfurospirillum tamanense containing:
- a CDS encoding Na+/H+ antiporter subunit C; translated protein: MEVLIALIIATLAGAGIFLALKARTYPVVLGLTMLAYAVNLFLFVMGRLHVNMPPVLRDGIEAYADPLPQALVLTAIVISFGMTAFVIVLALRAQHELGNDHVDGTGSPQTTGEVQ
- a CDS encoding monovalent cation/H+ antiporter subunit A gives rise to the protein MTLDAIGLPIVALLPFFGAGVVAYLAKVHRVASAWGAGIVTLLCLVVLSQLAHLPFEGHTLVQSWAWIESIGLNFSFRLDGLGMFFAYLILIIGLLIVIYARYYLSSKDSMGRFYSYLLLFMGSMVGISLSENILQLVVFWELTSLSSFLLISFWQHKKEGRDGAMMALVVTGAGGLALLAGALLLGHIAGSYELSVILASKEVIVASPWYTPMVILVLLGVLTKSAQFPFHFWLPHAMAAPTPVSAYLHSATMVKAGIFLLARLYPALNGTAEWMVIVTGAGLATLLLGAFTAFFKHDLKGLLAYSTVSHLGLITLLFGLSTPLAVVAALFHIMNHAAFKASLFMVAGIVDHETGTRDMRRLSGLLSLMPHTATLAMVGAASMAGIPLFNGFLSKEMFFERTIVDGFGVLFPLLATLGGALSVAYSIRFVHAVFFGPKATGLEKTPHEPPHGMKFSVNVLVVICFVVGIVPMYTAAPVLAVAVEGSLQGQLPQYSLAVWHGFNVPLLMSALALVGGIYMYSKRVALFAWYEKNLAHVDARIPYGAVLDTCFSFARRCSGLLHTGSLQFSVYSFVSIALIMGTIGFTYGNAPLFGERAFLPVDWISIIVTAGLMIAAFSTVKFHRRRLLALVIIGMVGLIVSLVFIKFSAPDLALTQLSVEVVTVVLILLALYYLPSTTPKESSSHKVKYDTAIAFLGAIGVFVLTLSVLTREYTTIGDYFLANALSGGGGTNVVNVILVDFRGFDTLGEITVLGIAGLGIFAMLQGLRLFAPSRNENGVRWSSDAHPHIMQSLLRLLMPLMLLVAVYIFLRGHNLPGGGFIAGLIAAVALIVQYLANGIEWTTKRLGFDKHFLIGYGVLIAGVTGLVSMLLGYPFLTSAFTHVHWPIVGEFEIASAIAFDLGVFLVVVGATVMSLVQLGKLSLTSHKLTDEIIRAKEEK